A stretch of the Corynebacterium maris DSM 45190 genome encodes the following:
- a CDS encoding glutamate ABC transporter substrate-binding protein → MRARVLTALLAAAATLAACAPLPEPPPSSEQQTASSLQQAQNQAQEPAGPPLPAGSVIEDAGNVPPSAPETEEVVGSLRPDDAPPEERVPQIVDRGRLIVGIDQSQNLLSFRNPVTSQLEGFEVDLAREIARDIFGNSNAVDFRFIEAGERENALLNDTVDVVISTMSITQDRQEILEFSTPYMNADVRLLTVQGSGVRTYEDLTGETVCIAEGSTSLEHARLHAPESQLLLTRRWSDCLMALQQNQANAIISDNTVLSGMASQDPFTHLTGAAVGQEHYGVAIAKEAEERNTEGLVRQVNSTMERIRRDGTWWTMFDRWFGPYLTSLGPPDLQYREESTDE, encoded by the coding sequence ATGCGCGCCCGTGTCCTGACCGCCTTGCTCGCGGCCGCCGCCACGCTGGCCGCCTGCGCTCCCCTCCCGGAGCCTCCGCCGTCTTCGGAACAACAGACCGCGTCTTCCCTCCAGCAGGCGCAGAATCAGGCCCAAGAACCGGCGGGCCCGCCGCTTCCCGCCGGCTCCGTGATCGAGGACGCCGGCAACGTCCCGCCGTCCGCCCCGGAGACGGAGGAGGTCGTGGGCTCGCTCCGCCCGGACGACGCCCCGCCGGAAGAGCGCGTCCCCCAGATCGTCGACCGCGGCCGCCTGATCGTGGGCATCGACCAGTCCCAGAACCTGCTGTCCTTCCGCAACCCGGTCACCAGCCAGCTGGAAGGCTTCGAGGTGGATTTGGCCAGGGAAATCGCCCGCGACATCTTCGGCAACTCCAATGCCGTGGATTTTCGGTTCATCGAGGCCGGCGAGCGGGAGAACGCCCTGCTCAATGACACCGTCGACGTCGTGATCAGCACGATGTCGATCACGCAGGACCGCCAGGAAATCCTGGAGTTCTCCACCCCGTACATGAACGCCGACGTGCGCCTGCTCACCGTACAGGGATCCGGGGTCCGCACTTACGAGGACCTGACCGGGGAAACGGTGTGCATAGCGGAAGGCTCGACGTCGTTGGAGCACGCCCGGCTCCACGCGCCCGAGTCGCAGCTGCTGCTCACCCGCCGGTGGTCAGACTGCCTGATGGCGTTGCAACAGAATCAGGCGAACGCGATCATCTCCGACAACACGGTGCTTTCCGGCATGGCCTCGCAGGACCCGTTCACGCACTTGACCGGCGCCGCGGTGGGCCAGGAACACTACGGGGTGGCGATTGCGAAAGAGGCGGAGGAACGCAACACGGAAGGGCTGGTGCGCCAGGTCAACTCCACGATGGAACGGATCCGGCGGGACGGGACGTGGTGGACGATGTTCGACCGGTGGTTCGGGCCGTATTTGACCAGCCTGGGCCCGCCGGATCTGCAGTACCGAGAGGAATCGACCGATGAGTGA